From Caldanaerobius fijiensis DSM 17918, one genomic window encodes:
- a CDS encoding helix-turn-helix transcriptional regulator, producing the protein MGSSQNDINHQYFEFSVKTKITPENVKLLHNIQSDNDNSIGNLIKLERLKKRYTRKELAKMINLSEAIIRSIEEGHIPYPSNLKAVADYLGVNLHTLIRPKDDSLGEKIRVARLCKGLSQAQLALLLGAPCAVIGDWERNRSKPSHLYINKLCKVLSIPIEELLQTNATNHSLGQKIKIARLRKGLSQRELASLIGAPSATVVSKWEKGESIPSALYKEKLCRVLSISL; encoded by the coding sequence ATGGGTTCATCACAAAATGACATAAATCATCAATATTTTGAATTCTCTGTAAAAACTAAAATCACCCCCGAAAACGTGAAATTACTGCATAACATACAAAGCGATAATGATAACAGTATAGGAAACCTGATAAAGTTAGAGCGATTGAAAAAGAGATATACACGGAAAGAACTTGCAAAGATGATTAACCTAAGCGAAGCTATAATTAGAAGTATTGAAGAAGGCCACATTCCTTATCCATCTAACCTGAAAGCCGTAGCAGATTATCTAGGAGTCAATCTTCATACTCTTATTCGTCCAAAGGATGACTCTCTGGGCGAGAAAATCAGAGTTGCAAGATTGTGCAAGGGACTTTCTCAAGCACAATTAGCTTTATTATTGGGTGCCCCTTGTGCAGTTATAGGCGACTGGGAAAGAAATAGAAGCAAACCATCTCATTTGTATATAAACAAACTTTGCAAGGTACTTTCCATTCCCATTGAAGAGTTGTTGCAAACAAATGCAACCAACCACTCTTTAGGCCAAAAAATCAAAATCGCCAGGTTGCGCAAGGGACTTTCCCAAAGAGAACTTGCATCGCTAATTGGTGCTCCTAGTGCTACGGTTGTATCAAAATGGGAAAAGGGTGAGAGCATACCTTCTGCTTTGTACAAAGAGAAATTATGTAGAGTATTATCAATATCTTTGTGA
- a CDS encoding alpha-galactosidase: MSFAVAYDGKLYVGDADFKLVDQKIQIHQEFKQNLSIWMDGALKVNLYSIEYDCGVNEKWMEIINVSSRNVTINRADSLYVTVEQPYCELLYFTSGWGKEFSPACRALHDSFELRNLKGRSSADFYPWFALLDSRGHILSASVAWSGNWVFRFEKVGNGYLISGGLSDKDFEKSLKPGEMMVCPRVIIVEADNFDLDEMANKYIRWGRKYWYPSNSISRDLSVEWNHWWPYEDIDINEEIFKANVDKAAQMGIQVCTLDAGWFGPSDKYSRWYDVRGDWEMVNSVRFSSGIRALADYVHEKGLKFGIWCEIEALGEKAALRFNHPEFEARRDGKSLGYICFGNPEVQEWAFRMLDRIVTEYTCDWIKLDFNLDPGAGCNRIDHGHGEGDGLYEHYMGYYRVLARLRERHPELLIENCSSGGLRMDLGIMRNAYNTYVSDPDTPLHDLQLFWGATLILAPNVCLHWPWSHSRTDKEGKAPYPPLDLVNQRIDKAILDCYVRIGMLNWFGYSHKLAELPEYVFERLKYHVEFYSRYIKPFVAEADLYRLCGQTLREDCLPIKEGSPHLVDNTIWGKAGDRWSAFQFVMPDKNKSVLFVFRMHNSETTRRLKLKGLEPDATYVLTFNDRGERLVAKGQELMEEGLVFDYLAEENSEVVFIRKI; encoded by the coding sequence ATGAGTTTTGCTGTAGCCTATGATGGTAAGTTATATGTTGGTGATGCTGATTTTAAACTCGTTGATCAAAAAATACAAATACATCAAGAGTTTAAACAGAACCTTTCTATATGGATGGATGGAGCATTAAAGGTAAATCTGTATTCTATAGAGTATGATTGTGGCGTCAATGAAAAATGGATGGAGATTATTAATGTTTCGTCTCGCAACGTAACTATCAACAGAGCTGATAGCCTTTATGTTACTGTAGAACAACCATATTGTGAACTTCTTTATTTTACCAGCGGCTGGGGAAAAGAGTTTTCGCCTGCATGCAGGGCCCTTCATGATAGCTTTGAACTGAGAAATTTAAAAGGACGTTCTTCTGCTGATTTCTATCCATGGTTTGCGTTATTAGATAGCAGAGGTCATATATTGTCGGCGTCTGTTGCGTGGTCGGGCAACTGGGTTTTTCGCTTTGAAAAGGTTGGAAATGGGTACCTGATAAGTGGTGGTTTATCTGATAAAGACTTTGAAAAATCTCTAAAACCAGGCGAGATGATGGTTTGCCCTCGAGTCATTATAGTTGAAGCCGATAATTTTGATCTTGATGAGATGGCTAACAAGTATATAAGATGGGGTAGAAAATACTGGTATCCTTCTAATTCCATTTCCCGTGATTTGAGTGTAGAATGGAATCACTGGTGGCCATATGAAGATATTGATATAAATGAAGAAATATTTAAAGCCAACGTTGATAAAGCAGCACAGATGGGCATACAGGTATGCACCCTTGACGCGGGTTGGTTTGGTCCGTCTGATAAATACTCCCGTTGGTATGATGTACGTGGCGACTGGGAAATGGTCAATAGTGTTCGGTTTTCTTCGGGGATAAGGGCTTTGGCTGATTATGTACATGAAAAAGGCTTAAAATTTGGCATATGGTGCGAAATAGAAGCACTGGGCGAAAAAGCAGCATTAAGATTTAACCATCCTGAATTCGAAGCAAGGCGTGATGGCAAGTCTTTGGGGTATATTTGCTTTGGCAATCCTGAAGTACAGGAATGGGCTTTCCGTATGCTCGACCGCATTGTAACAGAGTACACATGCGATTGGATAAAACTAGATTTTAATCTTGATCCAGGGGCGGGTTGCAATAGGATTGATCACGGCCACGGTGAAGGTGATGGGCTTTATGAACATTATATGGGATATTATAGAGTGCTTGCCAGGCTCAGGGAAAGACACCCTGAGTTGCTTATAGAGAACTGTTCTTCGGGTGGGCTAAGAATGGATTTAGGGATAATGCGCAATGCCTATAATACGTATGTGAGCGACCCGGATACTCCTTTGCACGATTTACAGCTTTTCTGGGGTGCAACGCTTATACTGGCACCAAACGTTTGCTTGCATTGGCCGTGGTCTCATTCAAGAACAGATAAAGAAGGAAAAGCTCCTTATCCGCCTCTAGATCTTGTGAATCAGAGGATAGACAAGGCTATTTTGGATTGCTATGTGAGAATAGGCATGCTTAACTGGTTTGGTTATTCACACAAACTGGCTGAATTGCCTGAGTATGTATTTGAAAGATTGAAATACCATGTGGAATTCTATAGCAGATACATAAAGCCTTTTGTAGCAGAAGCCGATTTATACAGGCTGTGTGGACAAACTCTGAGAGAGGATTGTTTGCCGATCAAAGAAGGTTCTCCACATCTTGTAGATAATACAATTTGGGGTAAAGCGGGTGATAGATGGAGTGCTTTTCAATTTGTCATGCCGGATAAAAACAAAAGCGTTCTTTTTGTGTTCAGGATGCACAATTCTGAAACCACTCGACGGCTTAAACTAAAAGGGTTAGAACCCGATGCCACGTATGTTCTTACGTTCAACGATCGCGGAGAAAGGCTAGTGGCAAAAGGACAGGAATTAATGGAAGAAGGGTTAGTGTTTGACTACCTCGCTGAAGAGAATTCTGAAGTTGTATTTATTAGAAAAATTTAA
- a CDS encoding magnesium chelatase subunit ChlI family protein, translating into MNPCPCGYYGDSYHECKCTPLQIRKYLNRISGPLLDRIDLFVEVPPVEYSSIADAKSGRSSAEMRKNVNRARQMQIERYKGINVYSNAQLSHQQISKYITLDKKSQNLLESAYSKMRLSVRSYYRILKVARTIADLEGSEVVRSYHVAEALQYKANFPVFNDVF; encoded by the coding sequence ATGAACCCATGTCCGTGCGGCTATTACGGTGATTCTTATCATGAGTGTAAATGTACACCGTTGCAAATAAGAAAATACCTCAACAGGATATCGGGTCCCTTGCTGGACAGGATAGACCTATTCGTTGAGGTGCCTCCCGTGGAATATAGTTCTATCGCAGATGCAAAATCAGGAAGGTCTTCTGCTGAGATGAGAAAAAACGTAAATAGAGCCCGCCAGATGCAGATTGAAAGGTACAAAGGGATAAATGTATACAGCAATGCCCAACTAAGCCACCAGCAGATATCAAAATACATCACATTAGATAAGAAATCACAAAATTTACTTGAGAGCGCATACAGTAAAATGCGATTAAGTGTCAGGTCGTACTACAGGATATTGAAGGTGGCCAGGACCATTGCTGATCTCGAAGGATCGGAAGTTGTACGTTCTTATCATGTAGCAGAAGCATTACAGTATAAAGCAAATTTTCCTGTATTTAACGATGTGTTTTAA